CCTCAATGTGTAGTATGCCACGCAGTTCTCAGCAATGATGCCTTGAGACCTAGTCATCTTGAGTGACACCTGACAAAGAAccacagcactttgaaagacaAGCTAAAAGAGAGTTTTTTGCTGCAAAACTTCAAAATTTAAAACGCATGAAGCTGGACACTACTGGAGTTTTTCATCAAGCGTCAGCCAAAGTGGTAGGAGCATCTTATGAACTGTCATTGCTCATCGCTAAAGCCAAGAAAGCACACATAATAGGAGAAACTCTCAACAAGCAAGGGTTCACAAAAGCAGCTGATATTGTGCTTGGTGCCgaaagtaagaaaaaaatttGGAAATTTCGCTTTCCAACAATTCCATGAAATGTCTCATCGATGACATGGCGAAAGAGCTCTATCttcaagtttcagaggggtagccgtgttagtctgcatctgtaaaagcagcaaagaatcctgtggcaccttatagactaacagacgttttagagcatgagctttcgtgggtgaatacccacttcgtcagatgcaagacgaagtgggtattcacccacaaaagctcatgctccaaaatgtctgttagtctataaggtgccacaggattctttgctgcttttatcttcAAGTTGTGGAAGGAGTGAAAACTTCTCCTATTTTCACAATTCAGTGTGATGTTACCATTGATGTAGCACAATGCTGTCAGTTGCTCGTCTATGTTCGATTCATTAGCGATGGAACTGTGAAAGAAGAACTGCTTTTTTCGAAGGAATTGATGACCACATCAAAGGCTTCTGATGTTATGAAAATGGTTTCCGACTTTTTTGAAGAAAATGGACTTTCATGGGAAAAACTGGTTGGTGTATCCACAGATGGTGCTTCAGTGATGCTTGGCTCTCGCTCTGGATTTGTGACTttggtgaaagaaaaaaatccagccgTAACCATGACTCACTGCATCATACACAGACAAGCATTGGCTGCTAAAACCCTTCCAGATGACCTACATGACTTGTTGAATTTGGCAAAGTTGTCATTTTGTGAAGAACAGCACTTTAAATACAAGACTTTTTGCAGCTCTTTGCATGGATTTGGGAGTGGATCATAAAATTCTTTTGTTTCACATGGAGGTAAGATGGCTTTCCAAAGGGAACATGCTTTTGAGATTATTTGAACTGAAAGATGAAGTGGAAATTTTCctcaagcaacagaaaaaaaagaagagttatATCATGCGTTTATGGACCAAACATTTCAACTTTCACTGGCATACCTCGTGGACATTTTTGAATCTTTGAACAATCTCAATTTGAAGCTGCAAGGAAACAATGCTGCAAACATTATAGTGCACCATCATGCCAGCAagcatttacagaaaaaaaaaaaaaaatcaagctttggAAATGAACGCAAGCTCAGACGCCTAACTTTTAGTCTTTTCCAACATTTTCATCACTTGCTGAAAATGAAGGTTTCCAAGAACTTTGTAAAGAGGatgcaaagaacaaaattgtgTTTCATCTGGACTGCCTTGCTGATGAATTCATCCGCTATTTTCCAGACAACTTTTCTGGCAACCCCATTCATAAATTAGCACATAATCCGTTCAACGTTGATGTCGATTCATTGCCAGAAGTATTGCAAGAACAAGCActcaaaatgaaatataattCAAGTGCAAAAGATATTTTCGAAAACTTAAGCCTGGAGGAATTTTGGATAAAATATTTCCCACTTTACCCAAAAGTTGGAGAAGAAACACTatgtattatttttctgtttttgtcgACATACCTCTGCGAAAAAAGCTTTTCAAAGTTTAgtcataataaaaatgaaacaaaggaatCGACTGGATGTTGAAAATGATTTGTGTTGCGAATTTTCATCTTTCAAAGCTAGGATTTCCCAACTCGTGAAGAAAATGTAGCATCATCCTTCacattacatttgttttgtttatggtatttcttattttaaatta
This genomic window from Chelonoidis abingdonii isolate Lonesome George chromosome 17, CheloAbing_2.0, whole genome shotgun sequence contains:
- the LOC116838803 gene encoding LOW QUALITY PROTEIN: protein FAM200C-like (The sequence of the model RefSeq protein was modified relative to this genomic sequence to represent the inferred CDS: inserted 3 bases in 2 codons; deleted 2 bases in 1 codon; substituted 1 base at 1 genomic stop codon), translated to MKLDTTGVFHQASAKVVGASYELSLLIAKAKKAHIIGETLNKQGFTKAADIVLGAESKKKIXEISLSNNSMKCLIDDMAKELYLQVSEGXPFVEGVKTSPIFTIQCDVTIDVAQCCQLLVYVRFISDGTVKEELLFSKELMTTSKASDVMKMVSDFFEENGLSWEKLVGVSTDGASVMLGSRSGFVTLVKEKNPAVTMTHCIIHRQALAAKTLPDDLHDLLNLAXSCHFVKNSTLNTRLFAALCMDLGVDHKILLFHMEVRWLSKGNMLLRLFELKDEVEIFLKQQKKKELYHAFMDQTFQLSLAYLVDIFESLNNLNLKLQGNNAANIIVHHHASKHLQKKKKKSSFGNERKLRRLTFSLFQHFHHLLKMKVSKNFVKRMQRTKLCFIWTALLMNSSAIFQTTFLATPFIN